ATGCGTTACGGCCTTTGATTGCGGATCGTGTTATTGCTTTGGACGATATCATCATTAACTTGATCACGGGCGTGTCCGGAGCAGGGCGCTCGCTCAAGGAAAATCTATTGCATGCCGAGTTGTCCGAAGGGGCGCATGGTTATGCCGTTGGGGGCACGCATCGGCATTTGGGCGAGTTCGATCAAGAGTTTTCGGCGATTGCGGGCGAACCTGTACGCGTGCAATTCACGCCGCATTTGATCCCTGCCAACCGCGGGATTTTGGGTACGGTTTACGTTAAGGGTTCCCCGGAAGCGGTTTATAAATCCCTCGCGCAAGCCTATGAAAATGAACCGTTTATGATAATGCTTCCCTTCGGAGAAACGCCAAGTACGCGCCACGTTAGGGGCAGCAATTTTTGCCACGTTGGTGTGACAGGTGACAGGATCGAAGGACGGGCCATTGTGATGGTTGCGTTAGACAACCTCACCAAAGGGTCGTCCGGACAAGCGTTGCAAAACGCCAACCTTATGCTCGGAGAGGACGAGACCGCGGGCCTGATGATGGCCCCTGTGTTCCCGTAAAAACCAATGAAAAGTCTTAAAAAAACCCGTAGAATCCAAGTCATTGCCCTCGCCATTGTTGCGCTCATTTTGGCGACGGGATTGATTGGCTATGCGATGCGCGATGGGATCAATTTCTTTCGCTCGCCTTCTCAAATTCTCGCGGAACCGCCCGCACCGAGCGAGGTGTTTCGCATTGGGGGATTGGTGCTTGAAGGTAGTATCGAACGCGGAGTCGGACAAGAAATTCGGTTCACTGTGACCGATGGTGGCGCGGATATTCCCGCCGCTTTCAACGGAGTGTTGCCGGATCTGTTTAGCGAAAATCAGGGAATGATTGGCACGGGTTCTTACGTGAGCGGCATCTTTCAAGCTACTGAAATCCTTGCGAAACACGACGAGACCTACATGCCGAAAGAGGTTATCGACGCCCTCAAGGAACAAGGCGTTTACCAAGGCGAATAGCGCACGCAACGTTCGCACCCCTGCCAGATTATAAACTGATTATTGCGAATCTCTCGGGTGAGGGACTGATCCCTCGGAGTTGGGGGTATAGTGCAAGCAGTCCAAGAAATCGCCAAAGAAATCGTTGCCCGTGAAGGCGGGTTCGTGAACGACCCTGATGGTCCGGGGGGGGCGACGAAGTTTGGGGTCACCATCCACACGCTGAAACGTTTAGGCATGGATTTGACCCGTGATGGCATCGTAGATATCGCCGATGTCAAAGCGCTGACCCGTCAAGATGCGCAGTCTGTTTTCGTTGAGCACTACTTTGTGCGACCAAACTT
This Falsihalocynthiibacter arcticus DNA region includes the following protein-coding sequences:
- the argC gene encoding N-acetyl-gamma-glutamyl-phosphate reductase, which translates into the protein MTHKIAILGASGYTGAELVRLIASHPNMEIKALTASRKAGQSMAQVFPFLRHLDLPELVTIEEVDFSEIDLCFCALPHATSQAVIRELPKDLKIVDLSADFRLRDPAEYTKWYGGVHDALELQAEAVYGLTEFYRDDIRGARLVAGTGCNAATGQYALRPLIADRVIALDDIIINLITGVSGAGRSLKENLLHAELSEGAHGYAVGGTHRHLGEFDQEFSAIAGEPVRVQFTPHLIPANRGILGTVYVKGSPEAVYKSLAQAYENEPFMIMLPFGETPSTRHVRGSNFCHVGVTGDRIEGRAIVMVALDNLTKGSSGQALQNANLMLGEDETAGLMMAPVFP
- the ccmE gene encoding cytochrome c maturation protein CcmE — protein: MKSLKKTRRIQVIALAIVALILATGLIGYAMRDGINFFRSPSQILAEPPAPSEVFRIGGLVLEGSIERGVGQEIRFTVTDGGADIPAAFNGVLPDLFSENQGMIGTGSYVSGIFQATEILAKHDETYMPKEVIDALKEQGVYQGE